A window of the Helianthus annuus cultivar XRQ/B chromosome 4, HanXRQr2.0-SUNRISE, whole genome shotgun sequence genome harbors these coding sequences:
- the LOC110935763 gene encoding uncharacterized protein LOC110935763, which translates to MVKTEEDASDTPTEKELYFRAEVKIRCRIEVATEIRVRLRPGSARSELFRGTCFGPWLDVRSTSIDSSLLHLILQTEYTPTPVVHQDALFFHVGGQELRFGPQEFCLITGLQFGPHQLLRQHRMHVGPNTTFRGRVFGHVQARVKVSDLKNVFYSSLDQLSDLDAVRLCLLMLLEVGFMGSQSLYLVDPDALELVEDLDSWNTFPWGSYVWKVVYRQLHNALPKRSARRTFSPLNYTLEGFIWAFKIWIFEVFPYSKKFAIKHNGIPRAISWGKNQCITWKLALPFVVNATVPGFEPLPVLTPTPAECATDWWRASCQFFDGYANDFSPLLKKARLSSVPQPSVMVRDQLVGDISNTTTMLVEDNTDSTTMPVDDIARTNTMPSSNNTTSHQNTGLTCLTSLDTHVDERKISSQSDVICVQGYKVKQSVAPVLENIFKKHGDIAADCVFKPVSMRSSFLEIVCEVVSRIQTNDDIDNMEEIEQQVVATEAANINVSWLRAHLDVIRKRKEASKKCSLLMELRVNTVVVEKAAQKDLRERCVELMAAQERFEEAERCVRVLHLVKNNLKDRILESKGNVDSLARQPVL; encoded by the exons ATGGTCAAGACAGAGGAAGATGCCTCAGATACACCAACTGAGAAG gagttgtattttcGGGCTGAAGTGAAGATTCGATGCCGCATAGAAGTAGCGACAGAAATCCGGGTTAGGTTGAGACCAGGCTCTGCTAGGTCGGAGTTATTTCGGGGAACTTGTTTTGGACCATGGCTAGATGTACGATCTACATCTATCGACTCGAGTTTACTCCATCTGATACTACAGACTGAATATACCCCGACCCCAGTCGTGCATCAAGATGCATTATTTTTTCATGTTGGAGGTCAGGAGTTGCGGTTTGGACCTCAAGAGTTTTGCCTCATCACAGGACTGCAATTCGGTCCGCATCAACTTTTGAGACAACATCGGATGCACGTGGGGCCCAATACGACATTCAGGGGGAGGGTATTTGGTCATGTACAAGCTAGGGTAAAGGTTTCGGATCTCAAAAACGTCTTTTATAGCTCTCTTGATCAGTTATCGGACCTTGATGCCGTACGACTTTGTCTGCTGATGTTGCTTGAGGTCGGATTCATGGGCTCTCAGTCTCTTTATTTGGTTGACCCGGATGCTCTAGAGCTAGTTGAGGATCTGGACTCATGGAACACATTTCCATGGGGTTCATATGTCTGGAAGGTTGTGTACAGGCAGCTACATAATGCGCTGCCAAAACGTTCTGCACGACGCACTTTTTCGCCACTTAATTATACGCTAGAGGGATTTATTTGGGCCTTCAAG ATATGGATCTTCGAGGTTTTCCCATACTCTAAGAAGTTTGCTATCAAGCATAATGGGATTCCGAGGGCCATTAGCTGGGGCAAGAACCAATGCATAACGTGGAAGCTTGCACTACCATTTGTCGTGAATGCCACAGTG CCCGGATTTGAGCCACTACCAGTGTTGACACCAACTCCTGCAGAGTGTGCCACTGATTGGTGGCGCGCTAGCTGTCAGTTTTTTGACGGCTATGCTAATGATTTTTCACCGTTGTTGAAGAAGGCACGATTATCATCGGTACCTCAGCCGTCGGTTATGGTACGTGATCAGCTGGTAGGCGACATTAGCAACACGACTACTATGCTTGTAGAGGACAATACCGACAGCACCACCATGCCCGTTGATGACATTGCCAGGACCAACACCATGCCGAGCTCTAACAACACAACTAGTCATCAAAATACCGGGTTGACATGCCTCACTAGTCTAGACACACATGTTGAT GAACGAAAGATTTCATCTCAATCCGACGTAATTTGTGTCCAAGGGTACAAAGTGAAGCAAAGTGTTGCACCGGTTCTTGAGAACATTTTCAAGAAACACGGTGACATTGCAGCAGATTGTGTATTCAAACCCGTCTCTATGAGATCATCTTTCCTTGAGATCGTTTGTGAAGTTGTCAGTCGAATTCAAACCAATGATGATATTGACAACATGGAAGAAATAGAACAGCAAGTGGTAGCTACAGAGGCAGCTAACATTAATGTGTCATGGCTTCGAGCTCACTTGGACGTCATCCGCAAAAGGAAGGAGGCGAGCAAGAAGTGCAGTTTGCTTATGGAATTGAGAGTGAACACGGTTGTGGTTGAAAAAGCCGCCCAAAAGGATCTGCGAGAGAGATGTGTGGAGCTCATGGCTGCACAAGAACGGTTTGAAGAGGCTGAAAGATGTGTGAGAGTACTCCATCTTGTTAAAAATAATCTAAAGGACAGGATCTTGGAATCCAAAGGTAATGTAGACTCATTGGCAAGACAACCAGTTTTATAG
- the LOC110932922 gene encoding disease resistance protein RPV1: MAASSSASFVKESFQYDVFLSFSGEDTRKNFVDHLYAALEQHGIHTFKDDERLKQGKNINNQLLKSIEESKLFIIVFSKNYASSSWCLNELVKIMECQRSNDQIAYPVFYDVDPSELRKQRGPVGEALAKHTNKEIGNWREALTEAANLSGWDLRNTADGHEAKVIKL, encoded by the exons ATGGCGGCGTCTTCTTCAGCATCATTCGTTAAGGAGAGCTTTCAGTATGATGTGTTTTTGAGTTTTAGTGGAGAAGACACTCGTAAGAACTTTGTGGATCACCTTTATGCTGCTCTTGAGCAACATGGTATTCACACTTTCAAGGACGACGAGAGACTCAAACAAGGAAAAAACATCAATAACCAGCTTTTGAAATCTATTGAAGAGTCAAAGTTGTTCATCATAGTTTTCTCAAAGAACTATGCATCTTCGTCTTGGTGCTTAAATGAACTTGTAAAGATTATGGAATGCCAAAGGTCGAACGACCAGATTGCTTACCCTGTTTTTTACGATGTGGATCCGTCTGAACTTCGCAAACAACGTGGACCAGTCGGAGAAGCTCTTGCCAAACACACCAATAAAGAGATCGGGAACTGGAGAGAAGCTCTGACTGAAGCAGCCAATCTATCCGGTTGGGATTTAAGGAACACTGCTGATGG GCATGAAGCCAAAGTTATTAAGTTA